In the genome of Mucilaginibacter sp. 14171R-50, the window TCAATTGCCTTTTTTTATCTGCGCTTTTACGTGCGCTCTGCAGAAAATATACAAGCGAAAGGACACCGCTGATAGTGCCAACCACCGACAATATGATGAGGCCGTTTTTAAAGAAAAGGTCCCAACTTACGCGGGGATTAGCCAACTCCTTTAACAACAGCACGCTTATGCTGCCCAGGTAGCCAATAGCATCGGCAACGTACATAATAAAGCCTACATTGCTTTTGTAGTTGAACGAAGCTATCATCCGTTCAAAAAATATTGCATTATAAGGTACGTAACCTGCATACAAGCCCAGGCCGGCCATGGTCATCCACCACACCGGGCCAACAGAACCTAAGTTAAACAATACCGTAGCAACCCCGGCGAGTAAGCACCCGCAGATAATGAAGATATGGATTACGGTAAAGGCCTTAATGTTGTTCCTGATGAGAATGAGTAAACCGATACCTGCCAACACCGCAATGGAAATAACTGAATCGATACTGACGAATATGCCGTTGTTTTTCACCCCGAGGGCATGCCATATCTCTACCTCAAAATTATCCCTTATATCGCGCATGATGGTTAGCAGCAGGTAAACAATCACAGTTAAGATGATGCCGGGTAAAAAGCGGCTGATAAATGCACGGCGTTCAGCACTGTTCATTGCAATACGCTCGGTACGTAGTTGTTTATCTTGCCGGGTAGGAGGCGGCATTACTTCTAAAAAGAACACAAATAGTAGTAATGGAGCTACAAATGCAGCACCTGTTACAAACGGCATTACATATTCGCTCACATGCCAGTTTCCCATAATATTGCGGGCTACGGTCTTTACAAACCCTGAAGCAAATATCAGGCTGATAGATAGCACTGCAGCCATCAATTCCGTAGACTTCCGGCCTTCCAAATAGCCGAACACCAAGCCCCATATCATGCCTAAAGGGAAACCATTGATAAACAAACACACAATGTTGTAGGGGGCCGGAATGAGGGCAAAGAGCAATAGTGCCAGCCAGGAAATGCCTATCAGCAGTAAAATGCTTTTACCCCTGCTTTTGGGTTTCACCTCGGCTATAAAACGTATACCGTAAAATTTACTAAGCATGTAGCCTAATACCTGCGCTATTACCAGCCATGCCTTGTAGTCCACGTGAAGATATTGATGCCCCGTAAATGTGCCCGCAGCAAAAGCTTTTCTGAAAGCGTACATGCATGTATATGCCCCAAATGCCGATAGCCCGGCCATTACCGATAAAAGGCCGTATGGCCATTGCGCAACGCGGCTTTTTATACTATTAAGCAGTTGCATCAGTTGTGTTGGTGACGATGGATATTACTTCAGAAAGGTCGTCTATAATATGGGTAGGGTTATACGGCTGTAATTGCGCCCGGGTAAATGCACCGGTAGTAACGGCTATTACATACCTACAGCCCACATTTTGCCCTTCGCGGATATCTACTTCGGTATCACCAACTTTAGCTACTTCGGCCGGGTTGGTTATATCGGCATGCTGCATCATAATATGTATCATAGCAGGATCGGGCCTGCCGGCCGGCACTTCGTCTGAACAGATCGAATAATCAAACAAACCACGCTCACGCCATTTCAGGTTGTTGATAATACTGTCCGCAATATTTCTTGAAAATCCCGTATTTAAACCAACTTTAATGCCCCTGTCGCGCAGGGTAATAAGTGTTTCTTCGGCATGCGGCAATGCTTCAAGATCAGTAGCATTGGTATAATAGTTTACAAGCGTATCTACAAAATCGCGGTGTATGTCATCAATTAAATTATCGGTAAGTTTTGCCGCATCGGGTTCATTCCGTTCAAGCATGGTTTTAATGGCCAGCCTTTTTTCATAACCCATTAATGGCGCTATTTCATTAAGGGGTATCTCATACCCATACTTGGCAAGCGATGCCCGGAAGGTATCCATAACACCACTTTCGTCGGCTACCGTAGTGCCGGCCATATCAAAAACAACAAGTTTAATAGACATGCTAATCAATATTTTTGTTTAGCAATATTAAACTATGTTTATTAAATATAAACTAACGTATTGTTAAGAACTGTTTAAGAGCCGTTTTTATCTTCAAAAAAATAAATTACCAGCATCGTGGCGGTGTCAGTACCTGTATTACGTGGGGTATGTGCTATCCGGCCATCAAACAGCATGCTGTCGCCTTGACCAAGCTGGTAAGTTGTGTCATCACCAAAGCGATATTCTATCTGTCCCGCTATCACATATTTGTATTCGTACGCTTCAGTTTCTACCAGTGGGCGGTATGCGTTGGGCTCCAGTTCAAGGATTACGATATCAACTGTAGAGTTTTTGATGAACTGTGTAAAGATACGCTGGTAGTTAAACCCCTCAGCGTGTTCTTTCTCAAAGTGTTCGTATTCGTTTTTTCGTTTGATGATGAGCGGAAAATTTTCGTTGCGATGCCGGATGTCTTTAAAGAAAACGTTCAGATCGATATCAAGCGCCTTCACAATATCTACCAGCACAATTAATGAGGGTATGGTACGGCTATTTTCTATCTGTGATATCAGGCCCTTGCTCACATTAGCTTTAGTGGCAAGCTCCTGCACGGTTATGTTTTTTTCGCGGCGCTTTTCTTTTATACGGTTACTTATTTGTATAAGTACATCATCTTCCATTATTTATCAGGTTGGTGGCGGCGGCAAAGTAATATATTACAAGGCATATAGCAAGTAACTTTTGCGTTAAGTGAGTTAAAAAAGTTAATGTGCATTTT includes:
- a CDS encoding helix-turn-helix domain-containing protein encodes the protein MEDDVLIQISNRIKEKRREKNITVQELATKANVSKGLISQIENSRTIPSLIVLVDIVKALDIDLNVFFKDIRHRNENFPLIIKRKNEYEHFEKEHAEGFNYQRIFTQFIKNSTVDIVILELEPNAYRPLVETEAYEYKYVIAGQIEYRFGDDTTYQLGQGDSMLFDGRIAHTPRNTGTDTATMLVIYFFEDKNGS
- a CDS encoding DUF5690 family protein yields the protein MQLLNSIKSRVAQWPYGLLSVMAGLSAFGAYTCMYAFRKAFAAGTFTGHQYLHVDYKAWLVIAQVLGYMLSKFYGIRFIAEVKPKSRGKSILLLIGISWLALLLFALIPAPYNIVCLFINGFPLGMIWGLVFGYLEGRKSTELMAAVLSISLIFASGFVKTVARNIMGNWHVSEYVMPFVTGAAFVAPLLLFVFFLEVMPPPTRQDKQLRTERIAMNSAERRAFISRFLPGIILTVIVYLLLTIMRDIRDNFEVEIWHALGVKNNGIFVSIDSVISIAVLAGIGLLILIRNNIKAFTVIHIFIICGCLLAGVATVLFNLGSVGPVWWMTMAGLGLYAGYVPYNAIFFERMIASFNYKSNVGFIMYVADAIGYLGSISVLLLKELANPRVSWDLFFKNGLIILSVVGTISGVLSLVYFLQSARKSADKKRQLTLFTA
- a CDS encoding HAD-IA family hydrolase, which codes for MSIKLVVFDMAGTTVADESGVMDTFRASLAKYGYEIPLNEIAPLMGYEKRLAIKTMLERNEPDAAKLTDNLIDDIHRDFVDTLVNYYTNATDLEALPHAEETLITLRDRGIKVGLNTGFSRNIADSIINNLKWRERGLFDYSICSDEVPAGRPDPAMIHIMMQHADITNPAEVAKVGDTEVDIREGQNVGCRYVIAVTTGAFTRAQLQPYNPTHIIDDLSEVISIVTNTTDATA